A stretch of Geomonas oryzisoli DNA encodes these proteins:
- a CDS encoding cytochrome c3 family protein, which yields MKKVFAAVALTLAFAFTAMAADSVVYPAKMGNVTFNHKAHQGKNECKVCHGDGAPTKIAINKDAAHGKACKECHAAKGGPTKCGECHKK from the coding sequence ATGAAAAAGGTTTTCGCTGCAGTAGCTCTGACCCTCGCCTTTGCCTTTACCGCAATGGCCGCTGATTCCGTCGTTTACCCCGCAAAAATGGGCAACGTCACCTTCAACCACAAGGCTCACCAGGGCAAAAACGAGTGCAAAGTCTGCCACGGCGACGGCGCACCGACCAAGATCGCTATCAACAAGGATGCGGCACACGGCAAGGCTTGCAAAGAGTGCCACGCTGCCAAGGGCGGCCCGACCAAGTGTGGTGAGTGCCACAAGAAGTAA
- the purE gene encoding 5-(carboxyamino)imidazole ribonucleotide mutase, whose translation MSNPTVLILMGSDSDLTTMEETARVLTEFGVPYEMHVSSAHRSPAKTSKLTREAEGRGIQVIIAAAGMAAHLAGVVAAETPLPVIAVPMPGGALNGVDALYAMVQMPGGMPVATMAIGKAGAKNAGLLAVQMLSLSCPELRGKFVAYKTRMAEEVEEKDRALQAALQK comes from the coding sequence ATGTCTAATCCGACCGTTTTGATTCTGATGGGAAGCGACTCCGACCTGACCACCATGGAGGAGACGGCCAGGGTTCTTACCGAATTCGGCGTCCCCTACGAGATGCACGTTTCCTCGGCACACCGCTCCCCCGCCAAGACCTCCAAGCTCACCCGCGAGGCGGAAGGGCGCGGCATCCAGGTCATCATCGCCGCAGCCGGCATGGCCGCCCACCTGGCCGGCGTCGTCGCCGCGGAAACGCCGCTCCCCGTCATCGCCGTCCCCATGCCGGGCGGGGCACTGAACGGCGTGGACGCGCTCTATGCCATGGTGCAGATGCCCGGCGGCATGCCGGTCGCCACCATGGCCATCGGTAAGGCGGGCGCCAAGAACGCAGGTCTGCTCGCGGTGCAGATGCTCTCCCTGTCCTGCCCCGAACTGCGCGGGAAGTTCGTCGCCTACAAGACGCGCATGGCCGAAGAGGTGGAAGAAAAGGACCGGGCGCTGCAGGCCGCACTGCAGAAGTGA
- the purD gene encoding phosphoribosylamine--glycine ligase, whose amino-acid sequence MKVLVVGSGGREHALVWKIAQSPLVEKVFCAPGNPGTAGLAENVDIAVDNLQGLLDFAKKEGVELTVVGPELPLSLGLVDLFEENGLKAFGARKNAAIIEASKAFSKDLMQKYNVPTAAYGVFTEVPAAIDFIDKTGIPIVIKADGLAAGKGVIIAQTRDEAVEAVTDMLSGNAFGAAGSRVVIEEFLKGEEASFLAFTDGERIIPLASAQDHKAVFDGDKGPNTGGMGAYSPAPVVTPLIHEKAMAEVMRRTVDGMKAEGRRYQGVLYAGLMIDGDSVKTLEFNARFGDPECQPLLMRMKSDIVPILMAVASGSLEGVEIEWHDKAAVCVVLAAEGYPADYRKGDVIEGLAEAAKVEDLVVFHAGTKASGDAIVTNGGRVLGVTALGATVKEAIDRAYSGVKLITWPGMHHRKDIGAKAMNR is encoded by the coding sequence AACCCGGGCACGGCGGGGCTGGCTGAAAACGTGGACATCGCCGTGGACAATCTCCAGGGACTGCTCGACTTCGCCAAGAAGGAAGGGGTGGAACTGACCGTGGTCGGCCCGGAACTGCCGCTGTCGCTGGGCCTGGTCGACCTTTTCGAGGAGAACGGTCTCAAAGCCTTCGGCGCCCGTAAGAACGCCGCCATCATCGAGGCGTCCAAGGCGTTCTCCAAGGACCTGATGCAGAAGTACAACGTCCCGACCGCGGCTTACGGCGTCTTCACCGAGGTGCCGGCCGCTATCGATTTCATCGACAAAACCGGGATCCCCATCGTCATCAAGGCCGACGGTCTTGCCGCGGGCAAAGGGGTCATCATCGCCCAGACCCGCGACGAGGCGGTGGAAGCCGTCACCGACATGCTTTCCGGTAACGCCTTCGGTGCCGCGGGCTCCCGCGTGGTCATCGAGGAGTTCCTGAAAGGGGAGGAGGCGTCCTTCCTCGCCTTCACCGACGGCGAGCGCATCATCCCGCTTGCTTCCGCCCAGGACCACAAGGCCGTCTTCGACGGCGACAAGGGCCCCAACACCGGCGGCATGGGCGCCTACTCCCCGGCTCCGGTAGTCACCCCTCTCATCCACGAGAAGGCCATGGCCGAAGTCATGCGCCGCACCGTGGACGGCATGAAGGCGGAAGGTCGCCGCTACCAGGGCGTTCTCTACGCGGGCCTCATGATCGACGGCGACTCCGTCAAGACCCTCGAGTTCAACGCGCGCTTCGGCGATCCGGAGTGCCAGCCGCTTCTGATGCGCATGAAGTCCGACATCGTCCCCATCCTGATGGCCGTCGCCTCCGGCAGCCTGGAAGGGGTCGAAATCGAGTGGCACGACAAGGCCGCGGTCTGCGTGGTGCTGGCGGCGGAAGGCTATCCCGCCGACTACAGGAAGGGCGACGTCATCGAGGGGCTTGCCGAGGCGGCCAAGGTCGAGGACCTGGTCGTGTTCCATGCCGGCACCAAGGCAAGCGGCGACGCCATCGTCACCAACGGCGGCCGTGTTCTCGGCGTCACCGCCCTCGGTGCCACCGTCAAAGAAGCGATTGATCGCGCCTACAGCGGCGTGAAGCTCATCACCTGGCCCGGCATGCACCACAGAAAAGACATCGGCGCCAAGGCCATGAACCGTTAA